Part of the Antechinus flavipes isolate AdamAnt ecotype Samford, QLD, Australia chromosome 2, AdamAnt_v2, whole genome shotgun sequence genome is shown below.
agtgccataccaaattaaattcccaagaaattattttacagatcgagaaaaaataataacaaagttcatctggaataagaaaaggtcaagaatttcaagggaattaatggaaaaaatgcaaatgaaggtggcctaaatgtgccagacctaaaactatattctaaaatagcagtcatcaaaaccatttggtactggctaagaaatagagctgttgatcagtggaataagttaaacacttcacaaaacaaaatagccaatgactacaGCAAACTAattttgacaaactcaaagatcccgccttttggtataagaattcactattttacaaaaactgctggcaatattagaaactagtatggcagaaactaggcattaactcACACCTAACATCTAACACCTACCAAGGTAAAGTTGAAGTGGGTTTATGATTTAAACAAAaaggatgatattataaacaaattagaagaccataggatagtttacctctcagacctgtggaggatgaaggaatttttgaccaaagaagaattagggattattgttgatcacaaaatagataatttagattatattaagttaacaaaactaatgcagactagattagaagggaagcaataaactgggaaagcatttttacattcaaagattctgataaaggcttcatttcaaaaatatatagagaattgattcaaatttataatagttcaagccattttccaattgataaatggtcaaaagatacaaacagaaaattttcagatgaagaaactgaaactatatCTGATCATCTGAAAAggttttaaggcatttttctattcagtaaatttttgtaatctttttataaatcttttgactctttattaataattttcctgcatgttttcatttttctccaaattttgcCTATTTCTcttgttcaattttaaaaatcctttctgatTTCTTCTGAGAATTCCTTTTGGATTTatatccaattcacatttttctttttctttgaggctttttttttaaacaatgtctTCTGGGTTTATGTTTTAATCTTCCCTTTCaccataatattttattaagattagatttttgctcattttccagcaTATTTCTtgcaatttaattttctattagaGTTAGGTTCTGACGCTGAACTGGAGCGAGAGTTATATACCAATCTTCAGATCTTTCTTGTTGCTGTTTCTGGAACTAACTCTGGTGAGGTGGGTGTCTGGAAGTTTTTGGGACTTCTAGAATGTTATAATCTAAGGAGAGGTGGGGTCATTGCTCTCCTGATCTGAGCTCTAGTTCTTATCCAGAAAACGACCTTGTTCTCATGTAACTACCAATACTAGTACTCCTCCAGGTTTTAGTACTATGAGATCCCTTCCTCTCCTATAGATGCATCTGCTAGTGCTTTCCTCTGTCTTAGAGCTGAGATGAGAGTCCCTAATACATTGTGAGTGACCAAAAGCATTCTTCTTTGCCTTAGAACCACAACCTGGGTCCCTGATAGCCTGCTCTTAAAGTACTATCACTTCTTTTGACCTGTAACTGCTTATGGGAAATGCAACAGGAACCTGAATTCAGTGCCAACAAATGGttccctgtaatctccttctgagcAGTTGGCTGACCTCCTCTACCATCTGTGGCCTGAGAGCTCCTGAAATGGCAGTTGTAGTTAATGCAGCCATCTCATTGCACTGCCTGTGTTATGCTTCTGTGGTCCCTTCATTTTTCATGTGAGCCAAATATTTCCTTTAGACATCTTACATTATCTTGGTGTAGATAATTGCTTTACCTGATATTTTGTTGGTTCTGCCACTCcagaactcaatttaaaaaaatattttagaattgtttggagaataatttgggaGAGTGCTTCTCTTCCCCCAATTATATTGGTTCTACCTctcttaatttttcaattaaatttaagcCCATCTGAGTGTAACATATATCATCTGATATGTATATCATCTATGTAGCATATAATCACCTGAAGGTGATTCATGCTCAGTGTCAAAGAAAGATCTTCTCAATCAACTTCTTATTTATAGAAGAACTACTCCCAGTGAGGTTAAATACTTAACTATGGTCTCATGGCTAGTAaatgatggatttgaattcaagtcttctgataccaaatttgaaataagATTTTCTGATACCAAATCTAGCATGACTTATACCATATCACACTGCATCTTACTTATGTTATTTATGTAGTCTTtgctaatttaaaatattttctttaaaccCATTTTGTCTGACACATCTCTTAAGTATATATTTCTACCCACAATGGGTGATAATCTGTTGTTAGAttttcaatgattaaaaaaaaacttcagactATTTATAGGAGCTGAGTACTATGAGATATTTTTAAGTGTGAACcaatcatgaaaatattttgctatgTACAAATTTAACACTGTTTTGCTCTTTGTGACACTTTTCAGAGTATTCAACTCATgtgaaattattgttttctttttttgttaattattttattagcCATATTAAACTTCCCCTATAAAATTCAGAATGCCTATAAGTTCTTAGAATGTTGTAgtagaatattaataataagatgaataaaattaaggggaaataatttttcaaaatattgggCTCAACACTTTTATCCATCCCTTTTCTTCAGTAAAATTCCATGCAATTTATCCATATAGTCACTTATCTTGATATTAACTAGTCATGTTACTGGAATAGTAGTGTCCTTTTTGTTGATAGAATACAATGTGATGTTTCTATACATTATTACTTGCATGTTGAGTGGACCTAAAATACTTGAAAGAATGTTGCCTAAATTGGTGTCTGCTCAAACTAGAAGTTGTTTCTTATAATTTTCTATAGCATTCAAGTACAGTGTGCCCATTGCCTTCtctttaaattaacttttttttgataaaagTTTGCACTTCTTTGAATAAAAGGTATCTCTGATTTTTGTAACTGCTCcttattattttgttctgtgggtccttattattttcttcatttttacatttaacatTTATCCCTTCAACATGGTCCTTAAGAGTTTTgggatgaaacaaaaaaaaatgggtcTTGACCTTTGTCAAATACATCCAAGTTTTCAATGGAGAGGGAGAAATTTCTCAGTCTAAAAAACATCAATTTTATTGCAAAAAAATTGGAGAGTTCTGATATTGTATCAAAGGCTAGTACAATTTATTTTGAGAtaagatttctattttcttctctgccattccttttttttttattgttgttggaaTGAAACCAAAAGGTTGACTTGTGATGACTTTGATGAATCAAATGTAGCAATGATCCTCTTTTCATTCTGCTTCTTGTTGGTTTCCCTTTCAGATCCATTGTCATTATTCTTGCCATAAAAGTACTTGTTCTCACAATCTTTAAAGAGAAGTGTCAGATCACACAATGGTTTGATATCTATGTGTATTACTATTTAGTCACAAACAGAATAATGAAGTTGGCTAACTATATGGGGCAATCAAGAGTATTACATACTTAAGGTTATAGATGGAGGATAAAAACTTCTAAAGGTACCATTGATTTAGGGAATGACATTTCTTTTTGTCAACCATGCAAGAagtaaagtaatattttaatgatagagacagatgttatatttatttctggAGCTGTCTTTTCAGTGATAAAAGTAGGTTCACTAGATATAGTACTCTTAGATAAGATGACAAGCTTATTTTTTGTATCATGAAGGCTCTTTAGATACTTGGCAATGCCTTGGAGCATTTCAAAGACAGATTGCATTATTTTGCTATTTATCTTGGATAGTCTAAGTAGAATACCAAGCTACCATATAAAAAGACCTTCATTCATCCTGCAGCAACAACTGTAGgggttattttatttctttggggggATATGAATATCTTATTTTGTAATTGCCTCAGATTTCAAAACAATAATACCAAATGACTGGAAATAAGACCCCAAATCATAACTGGGGCATCTTTAATATAAAGTCAACACAACACATTACATTAAGCttcattaatttctcctttccaccactcagtttttagttccataataattttaaagagagaaaataagatacTGAAAAGGATTAAATTTTctcactgattaaaaaaaatacaccagGGATAAGATGATCAGAAGAATTTCAGGTTTTAGTATTCTTTAATCTTTGGGGGcagcaggaaaggaaaaaatgacaggTGTGCTTCATTTATGGAAGACATGAAATTTCCAAACAAGACAAActgtaaaattaataataataattaaaaaaaaccccacattcCATTTTCCCTCTGACTGAAAGGAAAGTTGGAAAgttttttctcatatatatatatattttggaactcAAGATATTGCACATTTTATAGTTACTCATTAAAAAATCCCcacaaattttaaaggaaaagggatGCTATTATGATAAAATAGACAATACTAAAATAAGTCACAAGGtaccaaaatagaaacaaatgattATCCTAAAGCATCTTTGATTGAAGTTAGATTTACAGAAAAGAGGAATATGAGATATATGATCTTTATTTCGAGTACTCTAGCACTCTAGAGTACTAAAGCACTAAAGCACAGATTGTGTTGTTGCtattttaggaaatatttatcagtgagaaaatatgaaatagaatctCACTTCCCCTTAATACTTAAACAACTATATTCACCAATTTAGGTTTGATTTCCATGGTAAACAGACCTTTAAGTTTGTATGGTTTAATAATGACTTCTATAGATGCAAATTTCCACTATATCCCCTTTCATTGTAATTTTAGACTATATAATGAATGCATTTCACAATGACCTTTCATATCTTGTGAGAAGTTATTTTAGTCAACAGAACTTTCCTCAGAGCAGCCTTCATATCTTTGTTTCGAAGGCTGTAGATCAAGGGATTGATGAGTGGAGTGATAACTGAATAAAACAATGTCACAACTTTCTGGAATCCTACTGGTTGCTCTGATCCTGGCCGCACATACATCATCATAACCGAACCAAAGAATAAGATGACTACAGCTAGATGTGAAGCACATGTAGAGAAAGCTTTATGTTTGCCAGCTGCAGAGGGGATCCGCAGCACAGAATTAATGACTAAGGCATAGGAGATGAGGATGAAGATAAAAGTACCAACCATAAAAATAGTATTGAAAGTAGAATAAATAAACTTTGTGGTATGGGTTTTGGAACATGAAAGAGATATCAATGGGACAGGATCACACATGAAATGATCAATAATGTTTGGGCCACAATAGGACAACTGTGAGATGAGAACAACTGGTattagaaaaaggacaaaacCACATGACCAGCCAAAGATCACCAAGCCAGTGCAGAGATGGGTAGTCATGATGGTTGGGTAATGAAGTGGACGACAGATAGCAAGGTACCTATCAAATGCCATGATACAAAGATAGAAGCCTTCATCACAGccaaaggagaagaagaaataaaattggaCAAAACAACCAACAAAGGTGATGGTCTTGGTCTCAGAAAGGAAATTGGCCAACATGTTGGGAACAGTTGTGGTGACATAGCAGATCTCCAGAAAGGAGAAATTCCCCAAGAGTATGTACATGGGTGTATGGAGGTGCCGATCCCAGCGCACAGCACAGACAATAGATGCATTTCCCATTAAAGTTAGCATATAAATCACTGAGAATACCACAAAGTAGACCATCTGTATCTCCCAGCTGGAAGAGAAGCTCAGGAGGATGAAGTGACTAACAGAACTGACCATGCTTTCTATgtcagaaatatttcttttttcagaagCCATGAAGATGGTGCTaggtataaaaatacaaattaaattgaGATTGTTTCTTTCCCCTGAGAAGTGTGAattgcattttcatttatttcaatcaaATGGTAAGCATCCTGATTTTTGCTGGAATTTAAATTATGATGTCCTGTACCTATTATTAGAATGTACAAATGAACTTCTTTATCTAGTAAAGCAACACAGTACTACAGAGCAAAACAGGAATGATTTAGGTTAGATTTTAGTTAACAAAGATCaagaacctagaattcaaaaatccTCGTTTCTTGTACTCTGCCACTACACTTCTATTTGATTCTGTGTCTGTTGCCTTTCGGTATTAGAGAAAGTATGATATAGTGGATAAGGAGATaagcttagaatcaagaagatttgagtacCTAAATTAAATGTGTCTCtgacacattttttttctgtgtaattATAGACAGGTCATTTAGTATATCAATATCCCAAGGAATTCTTCAGTCTGCAAGTTGTAAAGCAGTTGCTGCATTGGTGGA
Proteins encoded:
- the LOC127546608 gene encoding olfactory receptor 11G2-like, which encodes MVSSVSHFILLSFSSSWEIQMVYFVVFSVIYMLTLMGNASIVCAVRWDRHLHTPMYILLGNFSFLEICYVTTTVPNMLANFLSETKTITFVGCFVQFYFFFSFGCDEGFYLCIMAFDRYLAICRPLHYPTIMTTHLCTGLVIFGWSCGFVLFLIPVVLISQLSYCGPNIIDHFMCDPVPLISLSCSKTHTTKFIYSTFNTIFMVGTFIFILISYALVINSVLRIPSAAGKHKAFSTCASHLAVVILFFGSVMMMYVRPGSEQPVGFQKVVTLFYSVITPLINPLIYSLRNKDMKAALRKVLLTKITSHKI